Genomic DNA from Caloenas nicobarica isolate bCalNic1 chromosome 3, bCalNic1.hap1, whole genome shotgun sequence:
TCTATTACCAGAGGAAATCAGAGCACCAAACCACctttgccccatccctggagacatcccaggccaggctggatggggctctgagcaacctgatctagttgaagatgtccctgcttattgcaggagcttggactagatgagctctaaaggtcccttccaacccaaactattctatgactctatgactctgtgattctataaaaataatataatctCAAGAAATGCTGCTGAGCAGTTAGCAAACTTTTGGTAAATAACTTTTCAGGGAGTCTGTGATTTTCACAATAATTTTATTCCATGTCCAGCTTTGAAGGACTAACATATTGCTGAACCGCCCTAGGACTGTTGTCCACATACACAGAGGAGCCGATAGTAACATAGTGTACCCCCAGTGtggtgctttttctttgttaatcaGTATGGACACTCTGCTCACAATATGGAATTAATACATGCAATGCATACAGAGAGACATTAGCTTCCTTATGATTGAAAGTACATTGAGTAAAGTTGTAGTTCTATCTTTATTATAACAAAGAATGCTAAGCAAGCTTAACCATTAGTATTAGTTATTGAGGATTACCCTGGAACAAAGAGAAGGAGTGaagcttttatttaaactaTAGCAAAATTCCATCTATAGATAGCAAGTATGTTATCTATGGCTGCAGATGCAGCACTTGTGACAGGAAGTATAGAAAGTATTTTCATAcatcaacttttttttattaatacttttaaaGATGAAGTGACCGTGTGACATGTGAACAGTAAGCTGTTaaaaaagcataatttaaaaaatacagttttaagaaTGTTAATGACCAATTTCCCCTTTACATGACAAGTATCAAAATGAACTTTTCCCTAGTAAAGCAGTACATTTCCTTTGGAATCTTAATTATGACCTTTGATGAATCAGTGTTACAAGGTGAGCTACTTTCAGAGTGGAATTTTTTAGCATTACAGTTCATGATAGTCCTTCTGTCTTGAAATTTCATGTTCTAAAAAGGCAGTTTACTTACAATGGATTGTAAGGACAAGGCTGCAGTCATTCAGCTAGCACAGCTAAATTAAGATAAAGGACTTGAGCCAAATTACACTGCTTCACTTGACAAATTAAGATTGTAAAATTTGGGTGTCTTTTGATCTTTATAGCACAATTATTTTTGGTGCTGTCTTTGTTGATATTTAACTTAATGTCCTAATATTTGTTCCtgacctttcttttttaatattttccaatgtttttctttcctagttttcaaaaaaaaaaaaaaaagaaaaatgaaaagagagtGAGAGTTACAAAACCTTTTGTAAGAGTTTTAAATCATAGTTTGAAGTGAAGTAATATTTCTGAGATTTGATTGCTGCATCATAACCCAAAACTTCTTTGCCAACTTCATCAAGAGGCTGATCTACAACTCACTTTGTCAGCTTGCAAACATAGTATAATAGTAGTTATTATACACATGATACGTGTGATGGAGATGTAGGCAATTGACAGAAAgtgaaaatttgaaattatcaAAATTCTACAACAAAAATGTGGTATTTACATCCATATTATTGAACTGAGTAGCAGGGAAAGCAATTATGTCTTTTTCCACACCATTAGTAGAAATATGCTATATTAAATTTGTAATATCAGCAAACAAGTagcatgaataattttttttcaggagttgCAAATTGAGAAGTGCAAAGCATGCAGCATGTGCTTCAGTGGAAGTCTGTCAGCTTCTGCTAGGTATCTAAGTTATATACAACAAAGTAAGCCATAGACGTGAAACGAGTGGATGGAGTTTAATAAATAATCTTGATTTATAGCTGTGTAGATGCAAGAAAAatcattcttctttttcatgCAATTCTAGTTGTTTGCCCTGTTCTACTGTTCAAAGACAtcagttattttaaagtgaCTCCTATTTACTTGCAGCCTGCCCTGCATACTGAGGGACTTCTCTCTGGCAGGCAAGTGGGGGAATATGTTATTCAGAAGATGTTATAAACAGTTGCGAACACTACAGCAATTCCACTTCAGAAAAGCACAATAATTTGTTCGCCAGGAATGCTTCCGAGATGCTCTTCCaatgcagagaagcagcaaacgTAAGTGCTGTGGTGAATATGCTGCTCTCTTACATGCCTTAAAATCctatttctaattttattcATGGCCTTCACTACATATGGTATTGTacgtattttaaaatgtgaatgtaATCCAATTGATTTCAGTGAATttgttgcttaaaaataaacaggaatcATACCTTATTAACTAAAGATTGATTcaattaatattatttcttaaatattagaaagcatttattagccagatttatttacaaaagcagaaatatcgAAGAGAAAGCTATTTTAAGGCTCAGTTCTATAAAATTCCTGTTATAATGTTTACTACCAGGAATAATGGATCTGTTGGGCTTCAGTGGATTTGTTCACTGTAGTATGGATGataatccttaaaaaaaatatttgcagcaaCAGGCGCTAAGgatgtttctatttttattgcCCACTCTTGATGGTTTTAAAGCAACCAATTTAGCACgaactttgaaaaaataaccttttagaaatgaaatttcagCGGTTGAAGAGGAAACACCTGTTTCAAAAGTGCGAAGCTGTATGAATACTTGTTATTTTTGGAATAAAGTCTTTGGCTGAATCAACTCTTcctactgtaaaaaaaaaaaaaaaaaaaaaaagggaagcaagGTCTCTTCTGCTGTGTGTTAATCAGAGAAGGAGCATGGAAAAGGGCCATGGACACCAGCATTTGTACATATAGGATCTCACGCTTTAGGAATTAGacaatttagaaaaatacatctggCTCGTAGAAATAATTGGCAGTGGGTTGCTTGGCTCTAGTCGGTGACACGTCATTGCTCAGGCACTGAGGAAAAGAGTTTCCAACCAAACTGCAGTTTCTACAGCACCTTGGTGGCCTTTGGTGCATAAATCCCAGCTCGTCCTTCCCGTTGGGGGCCcgggggagaggagaaggcaaCGGCCTCTTTCCTTGCTGGCGGAGGGAGACGCTGAGGGAAGCAGTGGCCGCCAGCCGGCGAGGTGCTGCGGCTGGGGGGCGGAGGGATTCTTCCCGCCTCCGAGGGCTGTCCGCGCCGCGGCGCCCGGAGCGGGCGGGGGTGGCGGCTCTGCCGGGGGCTGATCGCCCCGTCAGGGCCGCGCTCCCCTTCTCCAGGTTCCCAGCCGAGACGGCCCCGTGTTCCCTGCTCAGAGAGCAGCCGGGTGGTGGGCAGCCAGAGCCCTGCCCCCGCGAGGAGGGCCGCCGCGGCGGGCGAGCCGGCTGAGGGGGATTGAGGGGTGTCCCCTCGCCCCTGTGAGGGGAAGCACCGCCGGGCGGCATCGGGACAAAAGGTTGTACGAACGGGGAGGGAGAGCCGGTTTCCCTCGCGGTAAAACTTGGTTCAAAGAGGAGGGTGTCTAGAGAGGGAAAGCACCTCAAGGACAGGACAGGGGGACCTGTCACCTTCAGCAGAGGGAAACGCCATGGCGGGGCGAGCAGCCCTgcgggggaaggggaaggagccGCAGATTTCGACTCTGCGCTTCACAGGCGTgtcctgcagccacagcagcgACCCTTGCCAAAGTGGGTGTACCCGTGTCGTTACAGAAGCAAACCTGTCCAATTAGGAATACTACTTGACTCTTGAGTCATGCAGTCctggttaaaaacaaaacaaaacgaaacaaaactTAATTACACACTTCATGAAACATGTGTGCTCTCTGAGGCCAGCCCTGCATGGTGACTGGATTGCTCAGAGATACCAGTGAACCAGTCTGTCACAAGCATAATAAATCCCCTCAATCAACATAGGAAATCTCATTTTGCTCAAATTATGCTCCACACACTAGGTAGGTCACTTCTAAAACGAACCTGCTGTGTGCACCTGAGTTGAGGAGACGTGCATTTAAACGCCATGGGCACCAGTACATTCAGCAACCTGGATTTGTGCCTGTGACACCACTGCTGCTTTGTATATGAAGCTACAACCTGACACAGTGTTTTATCAAACCTGAGGACTTTTGATAAACTTGCCTACGGTTCCACATGACAACACATAGTGAAGACAAGACTGGaaatttctttcagcttttaacAGTTTTAAAGAGTCCACTCCCCAGATTCAGCTGAGTTCATCAGTGGACATTATTTTCTTGATATTTGTTCTCAGCATTCATTTTtggcaaaaatacagtgtgacAAATGCATGAAGAATGTGACTAATCTCTGTAACTTGTTGGCACAGTGAAATTATCAcccattttaattttgcatacGTCTGCATTTTTGCTTCAGTAAATAACTTCTATCTTAAATGCTACATCTTGGTTTTAAATGTTGTTCAGTGATCCTGCCTTTATCTCAGGCATGTAATGTATACAGAACAAATATCAATGTGGTAGCATGAGTAGATGATAGAATTACCGGGTTTGTGTCCTGTATATTTTGGAAACTGTTAAAAGATTGTTTATGCCTAATGCTTTACTATTTCTTTAACTTTCAGGACTGTCTCAGCAAGTATAGAACTTATTTTTGTGAGCATGGAAAATACATGTTCTGAAAGATTTTCATCTGCATCGTCAGATGAAGCTGAATGGTACCTATATCCAAAGCGAATTAAGATAGAAGGTGATCAAAAAAACATAGAGaaagaggagcagcagaagttAGAACAAAGCCTACACTGTATGGACAGATATGAAACATCACCACATGAGCCTACAGATTTATCAGAAAGACAAAACAGCTGGGCAGTAGAAAAGCAAAGTTGTGATACTGCAAGAAAAACTTGCATGAGAgagtttttccattttcaaactTGTAGTAGTGAAAGATTTCCATGTAGAGTATCAGAAACTGAACTGCCTACCAAAAAATGGAgtcctgaaaatgaaaaccaaattaCTATGGAAGATGGCATTTCATTGAATGTGCATGGACAGCCTCCTGAAACAGAAGTATGCCATGTGTGGAATGCTGGTAATACACGTAAAAACCTACAGGTGCTAAATACACCCCAAGCGCAGCAGAACAACAATATAGAATAcggtaataaaataaatgatgatAATAAATTCGATCAAAATTCTTCAGTTACACCTTTCAACAGAGACTTGTTTCAGATGGAATTGTTAAATCATAGGTCTGTCTCTgataaaaaatggaaacaattcCAGCTTTtgcaaattccatttttttgtgGCACCAGTTCTGTGTTTTCATGCATagaacatgagaaaaataatttcctgacAAAAGTAtgtaatgcagaaaataaaggttACTCCAGCAGTGATAGTGAAACTACTACAGAAAGagataataaagaaaaagatatttcatcCTCTATAGTTCCAACATTAAAGCCTTTTAAAAGATTACAACTAATGCAAATCCCAAAGTTTCAATTTTCtagcatttcaaataaaatgaatagtAAAATGCCACCAAATGACTTGGAGGAGATGGATTGGAAGAATTTTAAAGACCAACCATCTTTGATTCAATCTAAACAGGTAAATGGTGTGCAAAAAGTATCTGAGACAGggaaacaaaaattgaaaaatgctAAAAGCAGTGTAAAAGCTTCCATTGTTGATtctgaatttaaagaaaagtattaCCCATTGAGTAGCAAACAAGAGTACAGTCCTTTGGCAGAAGGAGGAAGAGTATCTGGAACTTATTCCAGAGGCAACAGCGCCGACATTGAATGTAATCGAATATttgctgaaaattatttgaaatgcaaaatgctgGAGAATTCAGATGGTGATGATGATCAGAAGTCAAGGATTCTCATTTACATTAGTGCTAAAAACATTCAGAAGGATAAATGTGTCAGCAATAATGTTCTTTTGAAGAGAATAGGGAGGAAGAGCACTAATTCTAATGAGAGTGTGGCAGCTTTTCACATACAGACAAGTATTCCAGTAACAAGAGAGGCATTGGAGAAAAATGAGTTAGACATGCACTGTGGTGTGCGCAATTCCAACAGTGACCTTTGCTTGTATGAAGCAGAATCAAAACTCTCTACAAAAGAAATACTTGATTTCAAAAGGTGTTTCACTAAAAACATTATATTTGAAAGCAGTTGTCCTCACACTATTGTGCAGCATCTTCCAGATACAAAAGTGAGTTTCAATATATTTAAGGGAAAGGAAATGTTCCAATcaaagttttcatttcaaaatacattgttACGAAGGGTCAGGACATGGAGTGAAACTTTGTATAAAGACATGCCCACGTGTCTGGGTGATGGTGTTACACAACGATTTCATTTTTGTGAAACATTAAATGAGCAGTGTGATGCTGAAGACTTGGTAAAGAGCAATATAAGTATGAGCCAGAACAATAAAATAGGTGTTTGTTTGCTGGCTATTATTTCAAAGCATCTGAAGGTGGAAGTGCTAAAGACAattcttgcttcctttttcaATAGCAGGAATACTTCATTGCAAGCTGAAGGAAAGTCTACGCGAGTGGAGAAACATCCTTTATGTGGCAGAATGCAAGTTCAGTTAAACTCTTGCACAGATATCGCTTTGaggcaaaacacagaatttCATAAAAAACATGAAACTTATCCCTGCTTTGTAAGTTCCAAATTTTTGGAACACATTGGTTTTGAATTACAGAGTGAATACCAGCGAAGACATTTTTCTAGATCTTTAGGTGAAGAAGAGTCCACTTTCCTAAAAAGAGGAACCCTCTTTCATCACCAAAAAAGTGGATTATGTCAGGGGAGACATGTCAGAAAGCACCACCTCTTACCCAGAGGGAGTGGAGGGTTTAGCACCTGTTTGGGGTCAGTCAGTCACAAAAACAGTATGAAAAGGCAAATTTTAGTTGCTAAATGCCTAATCTTGCTGCAGGGCACTTTTCATTGTTCTTCGGTAGACAAGATGTATTGCTGCAATATCACAAAAATGCAGTATCTGATAGGAGCACAGCTTAGATTTTGGAATTACTTTCCTGCCCATTCACAACTGAAATTTGAAAAGCTAAATAGTAAAGGTACAAATCTGGAAATATTGGTAACTACAgtaaagcagaagaagaaacCAAGTAAAATGTTCAGTAGTTCTTTTCATAGGAAAAGTTTAAGagctttgccttttgttttatatgaaaataaaaaagctgaaacaacTGAATGTGGAAATTACATAAAGCCTACAAATGAAGTCACAGATGAAGCCACATATACCATAAAAAAATACTTGGGTACTTCCAGTTTTATAAATGCTGATCAAAAAGAATGTCCTAAGTCAGAAAAGTTGCAAATAAATTCcgataattttctttctaaaaaatctttttctatttttgacaTATATGAAAAAATTCCCCTTACTGCTGATTCTGAAGACTTTGACCAGATCCCAGTTGTAAGCCAAGAAAATTCTGTCAAAAAGAAgtctgaagaaaacacagtcACTAGTTCAAAAGAGGTTCATAATTTGCCCACTAAATCAAATGATGTCTTAATCCTACCTGAGCCGTCAAAGCCAACTATGGAAAAATGTAATTCTCTCTTGTTACAAGACAGCCAAACAAATGAACCTGAATACTGCAAAAAAATAGAGGCATATAGCCCGCATTTAGCAAGTGAAAAACTAGAAAATCAGAATACatatttgaattttgaaaatgtatttcctgGTTCCTCAAGTCTTTATCAGTCTGTCCCTTTGCCACTAGACAGCAGATCTTTTGTCAATAAAGATGAAGCAGTAAGTGAAGATGGACACTCCTCAAGTGCggataaacaaaaacaaagtgaaaaaatgaaTGCCGTGACACAATATCCATCCACAGGAAGTCCTGGCGTGACAAATACACGCTTGGAATTACAGGCTAAGGAAACAGTGCAGTTTTTTTCACAAGGGCACACACAGACAAATGAGGCCGTTAGTTTAGAGCCAGCAGCTTTGAAACGACATCTTGAATATGTAAAAGAACAGGAGGAGATAAGTGATGAACAAATGCATGTGACTAATGAAAGTCAATGTGAGACTGTAATGAATGACTTGATTATGTCATATTCAGAAGACGAATCTAAAACATTCattgctgcagaagagaaattaaaaatgcatttatccATAATGAACAATGGATGTCTTGAAGTTGTGAAAGATAAGTATTTACctctagaaaacaaaatcacatgTGAATTAGAACTGAAGAGAAAATTTGATTTAGTGCTAGAAGAGCTACATATGTTTCATGAAATTAGCaagggaaatgaaaacaacttATCTAGTTTGGAAACAAACTCACACAATTATTGTGAATTAAATAATTCTGAGGGTATAGATGAAAATGTGACAAGGGTTTCTCAAAAGAAAGCGtgtatttcttcttcagtcTGTGGTACTGTAGAAGGGCAAAACATAACTGACAGTAATGAAATttcattaactgaaaaaaaatcaaatgacaATGAAGACCAAAAACTGTCCAAGGAATATTGTATTTCAAGACTGTCAAGTGAAGATTTGCTGCATTCACCTATTGCAGAAGGTGAGTACATGGAGTTGTTGGCTATTATGTTAATaagcaaatataaaattttaggcaaatttttggtttggtgtgaaGGTATATTTCTCAACTCCGGTAATGCTGTAACAATTTCTGAGTTTTCATTGAATTGTACAAGTTTTGTGGGACAAAATGTACCTGCCTATGAGTAGCCAAATGCAAACCAACTACACTGCTACTGCTGTTTGCACACTGTGCTGTAGCAGTTGTAGCGCAGAATATAGTCAGCCAATTTCAGGCTTGCTCCTACCTGTCTTAATGCAAATTCCATcacagattatttcttctgtcttggACTTCATCATAATAAGCCCTAAAATCCAACAAAGAGTTAAAAACTCAATAAGATGCACATTTACAGGGAGAACAGGCTCAATAAATACAGGATACAATATTCAGAAAGGAGACAACTGTTTCCTTACAACTGATGTGTTCTACTGAAAGCTTTTGAAGTGTCATGAAGATGAACTTCATCTTTTCAAAATGGATTTTGCATAATATTCAGAGGTCTGTTTTCTCTGGGAGGCCATGTTAATGAGGAGTCAAATAaccacaaaaaattattttgcagttagGTGATCAGTGGTGACAGTCACCTATTAAATCTCTCTAGTTCAAGACCTGCAGGGGAACAAAACAGCCAGTTTTGCAGCATTTATATGTGTTTGCATCTGAAAGGGATACTAATATCTTCTGCTTAAAGAGCATTAGTTAGGGAAAATAAGTAGTTTAATGCAAGTCCAGGTAAGAGATGAATAAAGATGCATGCGTATGTACGTGAGTGGCAGGCACTACTTGTTATATGTGATATTTGTATATTTCTCTAAAGTGTGTGTTCATTATCTGTCCTCAGAAGTTAATACTGGGCCATAGATCCCAAGTAGGTGAAAGAAGTTTTCTACGCTAAAGATCTTCATCTTGGAAAGCAGCAGGAGGTTTCTAAACATATCCTGCACTTAACCTTTCTCATGGCATTGCCCTAAGCAGTTCTTGCCTGTCTCTTTGCTTGTATAGAATCCTGCTTTTTCCACCCACCATAAAGGGAGCACATATACCTCACAGTTCTGGCTTCCAAACCAGGCACACACAAAACTTGGGCAGTACTATAGTTATGTTTCTTTAAAGTTTAgatgctgcctttttttaaaaaaagatattttttcttaaagaaacatAATTGCCTACTTCAAACAATATCCAGGAAATCTGCTTTGTAAACTCTAACACTCCTACCCCGTTAGCTGCAGAATTAAGAGCTATTTAATAAGTAAAGGAAGGACACttagaagaaaagcagttgAATGCTGTACCTTTTTTTACAAATAACTCCTGTGTGATAAGTAAATTATTCAGCCACTTTTCAAACAGCATGTTTATCAGATTTTGTATCTGAAATTCAGTTTGCAGAAATAATGAGTTCTCACAGCTGCAAATAAAGTCAATAACAGATATACTGTGGTCATATTTACTGAATTCTCTGATAAAAATGCAGCCATCTCAAATTTAGCATCTGAAATCAATTTCTTGGAGACTTGGCTCTAAATTTATAAAGTGAAGATTGCAAGAGTTTTGTGAATGTAATTAGTGTTTGCGAAGCAATTAGGAAAGTGTCACAGAAAAGTCCCGGAGGAGATTCTGTTCAGTGGAGTTTTAACAATGTAATGTGCTGCAAGTTACACCTGCGTGCCTTGTCCCAGAGGTGAAAACCTAGCAGATACTGGATAAATTGCTCACTAAGTGAACACTTTTCTGCCTAAGTCTGGAATAAGATCCAGGTGGAGAAAATAATATGTCATCAGAGAATTAAAAAACTGCATCATTGCATCTGTACAAAGGAGAACTTCATGAGGTGTATAGATAGCTTCTGACAAGCGTCTGAGAGTTGCACTTTGTAgcttcattaatatttcttgtAATATACACCTATCTGTTTTAGTCACATCAACAAGAACTGCAAACTGATAACTAGATGAAATAAACTTAGGCATTTGTTTATAGAAATGAGCTAAAATAGTAAACACATTTATGCTTCTGCTTTAAGGTTATTTTGATGCAGCTTATGATAAGCCATACACATGGAATCCTGCTTTTTTATCCTGCACGCTTCTTAGGGAACAAAAGTATAATTTACAGAAAGAGGCAGGTAAGAGAAATATCATGTTATTTGCACAACAAATATGAGtgctaataaaataatttatcaaaCTTTCgtatttctttcttccccttttagCTTTCTCTCTATAACaatcacattttatttaatcGTAGGTTACTAGAAAGCTGTCCTGTCTTTGGCTTGGGTCACAGAGCAAGTCATGCAGATGTGCCTTTTTGTTCTTTGGGTTGAAGCAAAGAACTCTAACAATGTGGggtttccttttctgcttgttttggaGCCATTTGGAACAAACATCTTTGGACCTTCAAACATTGTGACATAGCCAAGATGTAGTatgaagaaaacatgattttatATACTTTTCTTGGAAGAGCTGTAGTTTTGGACACATTGTGGAAGGAAATTCAGAAGGATGTTGCCAATTGATTGTTTAGGATTTCAAAAAGcatgcttttgcattttttctaaCATTTGGAAACATTTAGTAAAACGAGGCTATTGGTTTATTCTTAAATGAAATACTAAAACATTGTGAGTAAAAGGCTACAGATAACTTCTGTTTCACTAAGTCAAATCATGTACAGATATTTTCATTCACTTTTATTCCCCATTGCACCTTCTAAAACTGGTGCACACTTTGCTGTTCTCAGAATTCAGAAAGTAATTTCCTTCATTAAGGCCATTCTGTGAAATAATGAGACTGTAAATCTTGAACATTTACAGATGACCTGTGGTGTTCTTTTCACCTGTTTTTTATTGAAGATATGTCAACTTTTGGTAATATTTCTTATACttttctgttcacttttttgttgttgttgtttatttgtttgtggcAGGTAGATTCTTGTTTCTGACTTTCGTAGTAGGTGTTATTATTGCTCAGGGAAAATTCAAATCCCAGAATGCTTATTGTGCGTAACAGCACAAGGTGGTTGATACTAACATTTTCTTGGAAGTTTAGTTCAGATGGGGTTGAAGCTTGCTAGATGGACCATTGGGGATCCTGCAGAAGATCAGAAGATGGCTGAACCTGGAtcatcttccctttcttctttacCTGTTGTTTTGGGCCACAGGGCCAAGGGCAAAGAAAACCAAACGTTTTCTCCATTGCCATTAGCAGTAATATTGCCTTTACACTGCTTCCTAGTCTTTTTTAAGTTCCCATCTGAGCTTCTCcagaaatatttggaagaaaacctAAGCAATTagtggcttctttttttccccacagttgCTGAGAAATCATGCAGATTTCTAGGGAAATGGCAAGTTTTTAGGGCAATGACAAATCTCTGGAGCAATGGCAGATTTCTAAGGCATTCTACACCTATTTTCCAGAGCTTTATCAGAATCAACAGACACCCAATATACTTCCAGTAgaagacat
This window encodes:
- the RAD51AP2 gene encoding LOW QUALITY PROTEIN: RAD51-associated protein 2 (The sequence of the model RefSeq protein was modified relative to this genomic sequence to represent the inferred CDS: deleted 2 bases in 1 codon): MAGRAALRGKGKEPQISTLRFTGVSCSHSSDPCQSGCTRNYRVCVLYILETVKRLFMPNALLFLTFRTVSASIELIFVSMENTCSERFSSASSDEAEWYLYPKRIKIEGDQKNIEKEEQQKLEQSLHCMDRYETSPHEPTDLSERQNSWAVEKQSCDTARKTCMREFFHFQTCSSERFPCRVSETELPTKKWSPENENQITMEDGISLNVHGQPPETEVCHVWNAGNTRKNLQVLNTPQAQQNNNIEYGNKINDDNKFDQNSSVTPFNRDLFQMELLNHRSVSDKKWKQFQLLQIPFFCGTSSVFSCIEHEKNNFLTKVCNAENKGYSSSDSETTTERDNKEKDISSSIVPTLKPFKRLQLMQIPKFQFSSISNKMNSKMPPNDLEEMDWKNFKDQPSLIQSKQVNGVQKVSETGKQKLKNAKSSVKASIVDSEFKEKYYPLSSKQEYSPLAEGGRVSGTYSRGNSADIECNRIFAENYLKCKMLENSDGDDDQKSRILIYISAKNIQKDKCVSNNVLLKRIGRKSTNSNESVAAFHIQTSIPVTREALEKNELDMHCGVRNSNSDLCLYEAESKLSTKEILDFKRCFTKNIIFESSCPHTIVQHLPDTKVSFNIFKGKEMFQSKFSFQNTLLRRVRTWSETLYKDMPTCLGDGVTQRFHFCETLNEQCDAEDLVKSNISMSQNNKIGVCLLAIISKHLKVEVLKTILASFFNSRNTSLQAEGKSTRVEKHPLCGRMQVQLNSCTDIALRQNTEFHKKHETYPCFVSSKFLEHIGFELQSEYQRRHFSRSLGEEESTFLKRGTLFHHQKSGLCQGRHVRKHHLLPRGSGGFSTCLGSVSHKNSMKRQILVAKCLILLQGTFHCSSVDKMYCCNITKMQYLIGAQLRFWNYFPAHSQLKFEKLNSKGTNLEILVTTVKQKKKPSKMFSSSFHRKSLRALPFVLYENKKAETTECGNYIKPTNEVTDEATYTIKKYLGTSSFINADQKECPKSEKLQINSDNFLSKKSFSIFDIYEKIPLTADSEDFDQIPVVSQENSVKKKSEENTVTSSKEVHNLPTKSNDVLILPEPSKPTMEKCNSLLLQDSQTNEPEYCKKIEAYSPHLASEKLENQNTYLNFENVFPGSSSLYQSVPLPLDSRSFVNKDEAVSEDGHSSSADKQKQSEKMNAVTQYPSTGSPGVTNTRLELQAKETVQFFSQGHTQTNEAVSLEPAALKRHLEYVKEQEEISDEQMHVTNESQCETVMNDLIMSYSEDESKTFIAAEEKLKMHLSIMNNGCLEVVKDKYLPLENKITCELELKRKFDLVLEELHMFHEISKGNENNLSSLETNSHNYCELNNSEGIDENVTRVSQKKACISSSVCGTVEGQNITDSNEISLTEKKSNDNEDQKLSKEYCISRLSSEDLLHSPIAEGYFDAAYDKPYTWNPAFLSCTLLREQKYNLQKEAGYFLSHEVMRVQPLKTCKGPIRIGLSRKARLKQLHPYLK